One Serpentinicella alkaliphila DNA segment encodes these proteins:
- a CDS encoding nucleotide pyrophosphohydrolase, protein MENKDMTLNEMSQIVDKYIGQFEEGYFSPLALLASLSEEVGELAKEINHFYGEKPKRKGEDENTVGMELADCLFILLCFANALDIDLNQAFIKMMDKFNIRDKDRWTKKE, encoded by the coding sequence ATGGAAAATAAAGATATGACATTAAATGAGATGTCTCAAATTGTTGATAAGTACATAGGACAATTTGAAGAGGGATATTTTAGTCCACTGGCTTTATTAGCTTCATTATCAGAGGAAGTTGGGGAATTGGCAAAGGAAATAAACCATTTTTATGGAGAAAAGCCAAAACGAAAAGGTGAGGATGAAAATACAGTGGGAATGGAGTTGGCTGATTGTTTATTTATTCTTTTATGCTTTGCAAATGCATTAGACATTGATTTAAATCAAGCATTTATTAAGATGATGGATAAATTTAATATTAGAGATAAAGATAGATGGACAAAAAAGGAGTAA
- the uppP gene encoding undecaprenyl-diphosphatase UppP produces MTILKAIILGIIQGLTEFLPVSSSGHLTVAQHLLNVPEERILFFTVILHIGTLFSVFFVYSDDLINLIKEFFLVIFEVLTGKGLKLNNEYRKLGLLIILATIPTGLMGILFKDIFSSFYRSQLIIGISLIITGTLLWLAERMHSGKKDLRQMRWYDAIFIGIFQGFAITPGISRSGSTIVGSLFRGFNKRLATRFSFLISIPSILGATILETRVALTAGLGEFTFPILMVGILASFLSGVFAIRTLINFINKEKLYYFSFYTWAVGAIVVIMSII; encoded by the coding sequence TTGACCATTTTGAAAGCTATAATATTAGGAATTATTCAGGGTTTAACAGAATTTCTACCAGTAAGTAGTTCTGGACACCTTACTGTTGCACAGCACTTACTAAATGTTCCCGAAGAAAGAATTTTATTTTTCACAGTAATTCTTCATATAGGTACCTTGTTTTCAGTTTTCTTTGTGTATAGTGATGATTTGATTAATCTAATAAAAGAATTTTTTCTTGTAATATTTGAAGTTCTAACTGGAAAGGGATTAAAACTTAATAATGAGTATAGGAAGCTAGGCCTTCTTATTATTTTAGCAACTATACCTACAGGTTTAATGGGCATATTATTCAAGGACATTTTCTCAAGTTTTTACCGTTCCCAACTTATTATAGGGATTTCATTAATAATCACTGGTACTTTGTTATGGTTAGCAGAAAGAATGCATTCAGGAAAAAAAGATTTGCGTCAAATGCGCTGGTATGATGCTATATTTATAGGTATCTTCCAAGGCTTTGCCATTACTCCGGGTATTTCAAGATCAGGTTCTACTATCGTTGGGTCACTATTTAGAGGATTTAACAAGAGACTTGCTACTAGGTTTTCATTTCTCATATCTATCCCATCTATTCTTGGAGCAACTATACTTGAGACTAGAGTGGCTTTAACTGCAGGGCTAGGTGAGTTTACTTTTCCAATCCTAATGGTGGGTATTTTAGCTTCGTTTCTATCAGGGGTTTTTGCAATTAGAACATTAATCAATTTTATTAATAAAGAGAAGCTCTACTACTTCTCATTCTACACTTGGGCAGTAGGTGCTATTGTCGTTATTATGAGTATAATATAA
- a CDS encoding DUF4363 family protein codes for MKVVIITVVILIIFFAGTMYINQLVEQNVKEMIAVIKDLDKAIESRNWEEANEYIGKLDDSWSHGKKIWPLFMEHAEVDSIDALTIKIKRFIDIEEREMALGEIVSLEEMLNHIIHKQSLKLSNIL; via the coding sequence ATGAAAGTGGTAATTATTACAGTTGTAATTTTAATTATATTTTTTGCAGGCACCATGTATATAAACCAACTTGTAGAACAAAATGTTAAGGAAATGATAGCAGTTATTAAGGATTTAGATAAGGCAATTGAAAGTCGTAATTGGGAAGAGGCAAATGAATATATTGGAAAACTTGATGATAGTTGGTCTCATGGAAAAAAAATCTGGCCACTGTTTATGGAACATGCGGAAGTTGATTCGATTGATGCACTTACAATTAAAATAAAAAGATTTATTGACATAGAAGAAAGGGAAATGGCTTTAGGTGAAATAGTTTCGCTAGAAGAGATGTTAAATCACATTATTCATAAGCAATCATTAAAACTATCAAATATTCTATAA
- a CDS encoding DUF421 domain-containing protein, producing the protein MIITFIRTLTLYFLVVVVMRMMGKRQIAQMQPFELVIAIMIADLAATPMENTGIPLLNGVVPIITLLSVQVIVSFISIKSEVVREIICGKPSILINRGKLVQSELRRLRINMNDLLEQLRGKDYPNLSDVEFAILETNGELSIIPKTSKRTVIVQDLNLKVQQEELPITVIVDGNLLYSNLQKTGRDEKWLHRELKKQGLESIKDTFFAFLSSEGEFFAQKKDLN; encoded by the coding sequence ATGATAATAACATTTATACGAACTTTAACTTTATATTTTTTAGTAGTAGTAGTGATGAGGATGATGGGAAAACGTCAGATAGCGCAGATGCAGCCATTTGAGTTAGTAATTGCCATAATGATAGCAGATTTGGCTGCTACTCCTATGGAAAATACAGGGATACCATTACTAAATGGTGTAGTTCCTATAATAACTCTATTATCTGTACAGGTAATAGTATCATTTATATCAATTAAAAGCGAAGTAGTCAGAGAGATAATTTGTGGTAAACCAAGTATACTAATTAATCGAGGAAAGCTTGTTCAATCTGAATTAAGAAGACTTAGAATAAATATGAACGATTTATTAGAGCAACTTAGGGGAAAAGATTATCCTAATTTAAGTGATGTTGAGTTTGCAATATTAGAAACAAATGGGGAATTAAGTATTATTCCAAAGACATCAAAACGAACTGTAATAGTTCAGGATTTAAATCTAAAAGTTCAACAAGAGGAATTGCCAATAACAGTTATCGTAGATGGTAATCTATTATACTCAAACTTACAAAAGACCGGTAGAGATGAAAAATGGTTACATAGGGAACTAAAAAAACAAGGGTTAGAATCAATAAAAGATACTTTTTTTGCTTTTTTGTCATCGGAAGGTGAATTCTTTGCTCAGAAAAAGGATTTAAACTAA
- a CDS encoding LapA family protein encodes MQKIQFMFIISLVFAIIVTIFALTNANPVVINLIFYKFEASQALIIFISAALGAIIVTSLGLIKHIKLKSKIKTLHKENEELSTKLQNLLDEMNTNKMQKHESDSSSIEEEIGAIHND; translated from the coding sequence ATGCAAAAAATTCAGTTTATGTTTATAATTAGTCTTGTCTTTGCTATTATAGTCACTATATTTGCATTGACAAATGCAAATCCTGTTGTAATAAATTTGATTTTTTATAAATTTGAAGCATCACAAGCACTGATAATATTTATTTCAGCAGCACTGGGGGCCATAATAGTAACCTCTTTGGGTTTAATAAAGCATATAAAATTAAAAAGTAAAATAAAAACATTACATAAAGAGAATGAAGAATTGTCTACTAAACTTCAGAACTTACTAGACGAAATGAATACTAATAAGATGCAAAAGCATGAATCAGATTCAAGTAGTATTGAAGAAGAGATAGGTGCTATACACAACGATTGA
- a CDS encoding class I SAM-dependent methyltransferase: MDLEYTDERVIPELMNPRSGILLEHIARYEFAKRFVKGRVLDIACGVGYGADILLDGPQEEEIEEIVGLDISKESIEYAKYMYGFLKTKFYVQDITQDNLPVTYGIFDTIVCFETIEHLVDDYSFIKSLQKLLKPMGTLIISTPFGKGRGIPCSNPYHIHQYKEGEFLDLLSVFSKVDMYKQIDQIIEKPIENKKYYIMVAVCFN; this comes from the coding sequence ATGGATTTAGAATATACGGATGAGCGGGTAATACCAGAGTTGATGAATCCTAGAAGTGGTATATTACTTGAACATATAGCAAGATATGAATTCGCAAAAAGATTTGTTAAAGGACGAGTATTGGATATAGCCTGTGGTGTAGGATATGGGGCAGATATATTATTAGATGGCCCTCAAGAGGAAGAAATAGAAGAAATAGTAGGACTTGATATTTCCAAGGAAAGTATCGAATACGCTAAATATATGTATGGATTTTTAAAGACTAAGTTTTATGTGCAGGATATTACTCAAGATAATCTCCCAGTTACTTATGGAATCTTTGATACTATTGTTTGCTTTGAAACTATAGAACATTTAGTGGATGATTATAGTTTTATTAAATCACTACAAAAGTTACTAAAGCCTATGGGGACATTAATAATTTCTACGCCCTTTGGTAAAGGAAGAGGTATTCCTTGTTCAAACCCATATCATATTCATCAATATAAAGAGGGTGAGTTTTTAGATTTATTAAGCGTATTTAGCAAAGTAGATATGTATAAACAAATTGACCAAATTATAGAAAAACCAATAGAAAATAAGAAGTATTATATAATGGTAGCTGTGTGCTTTAATTAA
- a CDS encoding S66 peptidase family protein has translation MFKPKALKLGDTIGIIAPSSPADIDKVYKAKSYINNMGFKVKLGKSCFETWGYLSGDDSIRAEDLDNMFADKEVDGILCLRGGYGASRILDKINFNIVKENPKIFVGYSDITVLHTAFNQICNLVTFHGPMAASNMSDEIDQFTIDSFLKAISSTDPLGNIENPINEKIGCLVPGEACGQIIGGNLALIAGTLGTPYEINTKGKLLLIEEVEEEPYRVDRMLIQLALAGKLENAKGIILGDFKNCTPKEYVNSLSLMEVFQSTIVPFNKPTIYNLKAGHSFQKITIPFGVEAKLVSDEGKLTILERAAL, from the coding sequence TTGTTTAAGCCAAAAGCTCTAAAGTTAGGGGATACAATAGGGATAATAGCCCCATCGAGTCCTGCAGATATAGATAAGGTTTACAAAGCCAAGAGCTATATTAATAATATGGGATTTAAGGTTAAGTTGGGGAAAAGTTGTTTTGAAACCTGGGGCTACTTATCTGGGGATGATAGTATTAGAGCAGAGGATTTAGATAATATGTTTGCAGATAAGGAGGTAGATGGAATTCTCTGTTTGAGAGGTGGCTATGGGGCATCAAGAATATTAGATAAAATTAACTTCAATATTGTTAAAGAAAACCCTAAAATATTTGTAGGGTATAGCGATATAACAGTTTTACATACAGCTTTCAATCAAATATGTAATTTAGTAACATTTCATGGTCCAATGGCTGCATCAAATATGAGTGATGAAATTGATCAATTTACTATAGACTCTTTTTTAAAGGCTATTTCAAGTACAGACCCTTTAGGTAATATAGAAAATCCGATCAATGAAAAAATTGGCTGTCTAGTTCCTGGTGAGGCATGTGGTCAAATAATCGGTGGTAATTTAGCCCTAATCGCGGGTACGTTAGGAACTCCATATGAAATAAATACAAAAGGAAAATTACTTTTAATAGAAGAAGTAGAGGAAGAGCCCTATAGGGTTGACAGAATGCTGATACAATTAGCTCTAGCCGGTAAGTTAGAGAATGCAAAGGGTATAATACTTGGGGACTTCAAAAATTGTACACCAAAGGAGTATGTTAATAGTCTAAGTCTTATGGAAGTATTTCAAAGCACAATAGTGCCATTTAATAAACCAACTATATATAATCTAAAGGCGGGACATTCATTTCAAAAAATTACTATTCCTTTTGGGGTAGAAGCAAAGTTGGTTTCCGATGAAGGTAAGCTAACAATTTTAGAAAGGGCGGCATTATAA
- the safA gene encoding SafA/ExsA family spore coat assembly protein has protein sequence MKKILIIFMLALVLLLGSNPLSVEASTQSHTVVSGDTLWKIAQKYQVGVSELVNINTQLQNPDLIYPGMRITIPSQAPDRAFELEVVRLVNIERSKNGLKPLKENWELSRVARYKSNDMRDRGYFSHTSPTYGSPFDMIKSFGIRYTAVGENIAMGQRSAVDVMNGWMNSPGHRRNILNPNFTEIGVGYAAGTRGPYWTQMFINN, from the coding sequence ATGAAAAAAATATTAATTATTTTTATGCTTGCATTAGTCCTTTTATTAGGATCAAATCCATTAAGTGTTGAGGCTAGTACTCAATCCCATACAGTTGTGTCAGGAGACACTCTTTGGAAAATTGCTCAAAAGTATCAAGTAGGGGTATCGGAATTAGTTAATATAAATACGCAGTTACAAAACCCTGACCTTATCTATCCAGGTATGAGAATAACAATACCTAGTCAAGCCCCAGATAGAGCCTTTGAACTTGAGGTAGTTAGATTAGTAAATATTGAAAGATCGAAAAATGGATTGAAGCCACTTAAAGAAAACTGGGAATTATCCAGGGTAGCCAGATACAAGTCAAATGATATGAGGGATCGAGGATACTTCTCTCACACTTCACCAACCTACGGATCACCATTTGATATGATTAAAAGCTTTGGAATAAGATATACTGCTGTTGGAGAAAATATTGCAATGGGACAGCGAAGTGCTGTAGATGTAATGAATGGTTGGATGAACTCACCTGGTCACAGAAGAAATATATTAAACCCTAACTTCACTGAAATTGGAGTAGGTTATGCAGCTGGTACAAGAGGACCATATTGGACTCAAATGTTCATAAATAACTAG
- a CDS encoding GNAT family N-acetyltransferase produces the protein MKPIVEKFNTEDWEQVNQIFIEGIRTGNSTFTKLPPTFDEWKSTYIVESCFVAKANEKVLGWTAIKPVSNRPVFVGVGEVSIYIGRNYRGLGIGSLLLTQIIDWSESNGFWTLQSNIFPENIASLALHKKFGFKEVGMREKIGQLDGVWRDIVLLDRRSKKNGI, from the coding sequence ATGAAACCAATAGTAGAAAAGTTTAATACAGAAGATTGGGAGCAAGTAAACCAAATTTTTATTGAAGGTATTAGAACCGGTAACTCCACATTCACAAAGCTGCCTCCTACTTTTGATGAATGGAAATCAACATATATTGTGGAAAGTTGTTTTGTAGCAAAGGCAAACGAGAAGGTATTAGGCTGGACTGCAATAAAGCCTGTTTCTAATCGTCCTGTTTTTGTTGGAGTAGGAGAGGTAAGTATTTATATTGGGAGAAATTATAGGGGACTCGGTATAGGTAGTTTGCTTTTAACTCAAATTATCGATTGGTCAGAGAGTAATGGTTTTTGGACATTACAATCTAATATTTTTCCTGAAAATATAGCTAGTTTAGCTCTTCATAAAAAATTTGGATTTAAAGAAGTTGGTATGAGGGAGAAAATTGGTCAGCTGGATGGGGTATGGAGAGATATAGTACTGTTAGATAGAAGAAGTAAAAAAAATGGTATTTAG
- a CDS encoding cupin domain-containing protein, protein MNNGHHPYPYPVYNQYHHYNYYNPYQYPYWGHPAMHHPCPTTEPIRLKDYGPCPYVVNIEEATKQNDYYRLALWTGEYLQLTLMSINPGDDIGLEIHEDHDQFIRIEEGQGVVMMGDSKDKLDFKAEVYDDDAIFIPAGKWHNLINTGRTPLKLYSIYAPPEHPRGTIHRTKADAENHYKY, encoded by the coding sequence GTGAATAATGGACACCATCCATATCCATACCCAGTATATAATCAGTACCATCACTATAATTATTATAATCCCTATCAATACCCTTATTGGGGACACCCTGCAATGCATCACCCATGTCCCACTACAGAACCTATTAGATTAAAAGATTATGGCCCATGTCCCTATGTAGTTAACATTGAAGAGGCAACCAAACAAAATGATTATTATCGTTTAGCTTTATGGACAGGAGAATATTTACAACTTACCCTAATGAGTATCAATCCTGGAGATGACATAGGTTTAGAAATTCATGAAGACCATGATCAATTCATACGTATTGAAGAAGGTCAAGGGGTTGTTATGATGGGAGACAGTAAAGATAAATTAGATTTTAAAGCAGAGGTCTATGATGATGATGCAATATTTATCCCCGCTGGTAAATGGCACAATTTGATTAATACAGGACGTACACCTCTAAAACTGTACTCTATTTATGCCCCACCTGAGCATCCTCGGGGCACTATACACAGAACGAAAGCAGATGCTGAAAATCATTATAAGTACTAA
- a CDS encoding secondary thiamine-phosphate synthase enzyme YjbQ yields MLKELQIQTNRLNEFIDITDKVQKLVTEGGIMEGTVTVFIPHTTAGITVNENTDHDVQKDMIKQLNDTIPYENNYAHIEGNSAAHIKASIMGFSVTIIINRGSLLLGTWQGLYFCEFDGPRKRRVFVKVMNG; encoded by the coding sequence ATGCTTAAGGAATTACAAATTCAAACAAATAGATTAAATGAATTTATTGATATTACGGATAAAGTACAAAAGTTAGTAACTGAAGGTGGAATTATGGAAGGAACAGTGACTGTATTTATTCCACATACTACTGCTGGAATAACAGTAAATGAAAATACAGATCATGATGTACAAAAAGATATGATAAAACAGCTGAATGATACCATTCCTTATGAAAATAATTATGCACATATTGAAGGAAACTCCGCTGCACATATTAAAGCAAGTATAATGGGTTTTTCTGTAACTATTATTATAAATAGAGGAAGCTTACTACTTGGTACTTGGCAAGGATTATATTTCTGCGAATTTGATGGACCTAGAAAAAGAAGGGTTTTTGTGAAAGTGATGAATGGATAG
- a CDS encoding cation:proton antiporter, translating into MALSLAIIIILGLSVNKIFTKFKLPGLLGMIILGIILGPYGFNIISEDLLNISSDLRKIALIVILLRAGFGIKRDTLNRVGKTALKISFMPVVLEGFSIMVFGSYILGISYVEAGILGFIIAAVSPAVIVPQMLGLISRRKGEEKGIPTIILAGASVDDVVAITIFTALVGLYGTGQVNIFKQFVKIPISILMGIGLGVLVANLLIYLFKREGMRATKKTLVVLSVAIILTAMEDYLINIIPIASLLGVMTIGFIILEKAPYISEQLSSKFNKIWVFAEILLFVLVGAKVNIYVAVDAGLQGLIIIVIGLLARSLGVYISLLGTDLNLKEKLFCIIAYIPKATVQAAIGAVPLSAGIPSGEIILALAVLAIMITAPIGAIGIQISADKFLS; encoded by the coding sequence TTGGCACTTAGCTTAGCAATTATTATAATTTTGGGTTTATCAGTAAATAAAATATTTACAAAATTTAAATTGCCAGGTTTATTAGGTATGATTATTTTAGGGATAATATTAGGTCCGTATGGCTTTAATATTATTAGTGAAGATTTATTAAACATATCCAGCGACTTAAGAAAAATTGCCCTTATTGTAATTTTACTTAGGGCGGGCTTTGGTATAAAAAGGGATACATTAAATAGAGTTGGTAAAACTGCTTTAAAAATTAGTTTTATGCCAGTAGTTCTAGAAGGTTTTTCTATTATGGTATTTGGTAGTTATATTTTGGGGATTTCTTACGTCGAGGCAGGGATATTAGGATTTATCATTGCAGCAGTTTCTCCAGCAGTTATTGTACCTCAAATGCTAGGCTTAATTTCAAGAAGAAAAGGTGAAGAGAAGGGAATACCTACAATAATACTAGCTGGGGCATCTGTTGATGATGTTGTAGCAATAACAATTTTTACAGCTTTAGTTGGTCTTTATGGGACTGGTCAAGTAAATATATTTAAACAATTTGTAAAGATACCAATTTCTATTCTAATGGGCATTGGATTAGGTGTTCTAGTAGCAAATCTACTAATTTATTTATTCAAAAGAGAAGGAATGAGGGCAACAAAGAAAACATTAGTAGTTTTAAGCGTTGCAATTATTTTGACAGCTATGGAGGACTATTTAATTAATATTATACCTATAGCTAGTTTGCTTGGTGTAATGACAATAGGATTTATTATACTTGAAAAGGCACCTTATATATCAGAGCAACTGTCCAGTAAGTTTAATAAAATTTGGGTATTCGCAGAAATACTTCTATTCGTTTTAGTTGGAGCTAAGGTAAATATATATGTAGCAGTTGATGCAGGCTTGCAAGGACTAATAATAATTGTAATTGGATTATTAGCTCGAAGTCTAGGAGTATACATATCCTTATTAGGGACAGATTTAAATTTAAAAGAAAAATTATTTTGTATAATAGCATATATTCCAAAGGCGACAGTTCAAGCAGCAATAGGAGCAGTACCATTATCTGCAGGGATACCTTCTGGTGAAATTATATTAGCACTAGCAGTTTTAGCTATTATGATTACTGCTCCAATTGGGGCTATTGGAATACAAATCAGCGCAGATAAATTTTTAAGCTAA
- a CDS encoding alpha/beta fold hydrolase — protein MSRFTFPVGYHRLNKTKIIDFQLNRWYSFGYVRLEDMKEAGNNIKGLDDWKDEMVRQAKKAEKENRMMNAAFSYRAAEFFVLPTDPEKINLYDKFIELFYGKVISEENIRRILIPYEDSFLPAVHSSSKTNNLKGTIVIHGGFDSFMEEFYSMGEYFSEFGYEIILFEGPGQGGALKKYNLPLTYEWEKPVKAVLDYFNLNNVTLLGISMGGWLCLRAAAFESRIKRVIASSIAFDYMQIPPKPVADFARFIMKFPSLMNYLAELKTRFRAQEKWGVYNLMYITKKDTPLEASKAMLELNEENLHSELVKQDVLILTGAEDHFIPLKMHYKQVQALKNANSVTDIVFTKETQGHNHYQVGNFGLALETIKTWLDEYNS, from the coding sequence ATGAGTAGATTTACATTTCCCGTAGGATATCATAGGTTAAATAAAACGAAGATCATCGATTTTCAACTTAATAGATGGTACTCATTTGGATATGTTCGTTTGGAAGATATGAAGGAAGCTGGCAATAACATTAAAGGATTAGATGACTGGAAAGATGAGATGGTAAGGCAAGCAAAAAAGGCAGAGAAAGAAAATAGAATGATGAATGCAGCTTTTTCTTATAGAGCAGCAGAATTTTTTGTTTTACCAACTGATCCAGAAAAAATAAATCTTTATGATAAGTTTATAGAACTGTTTTATGGAAAGGTAATTTCTGAAGAAAACATAAGAAGGATCTTGATTCCTTACGAAGATTCTTTTTTACCTGCTGTACATAGTTCATCAAAAACCAATAATCTAAAAGGAACAATAGTTATACATGGAGGATTCGATTCTTTTATGGAAGAGTTCTATTCTATGGGGGAATACTTCTCAGAATTTGGTTATGAAATAATATTATTTGAAGGTCCTGGACAAGGAGGGGCTTTAAAAAAATATAATCTACCATTGACCTATGAATGGGAAAAGCCTGTTAAAGCAGTCCTTGATTATTTTAATCTTAATAATGTGACTTTACTTGGAATATCAATGGGAGGATGGTTATGTCTAAGGGCTGCAGCCTTTGAATCAAGAATAAAGAGAGTTATAGCATCGAGTATTGCCTTTGACTATATGCAAATACCTCCTAAACCAGTTGCAGACTTTGCACGATTTATAATGAAGTTTCCGAGCTTAATGAATTATCTTGCAGAACTAAAAACACGATTTAGAGCTCAAGAAAAATGGGGTGTGTATAATCTTATGTATATAACAAAGAAAGATACACCCCTGGAAGCAAGTAAAGCTATGTTAGAACTTAATGAGGAAAATCTTCACTCAGAGCTAGTAAAACAAGATGTTCTTATATTAACAGGAGCAGAAGACCATTTCATACCGTTAAAGATGCACTATAAGCAGGTTCAGGCCCTTAAAAATGCAAATTCAGTAACTGATATAGTCTTTACAAAAGAGACACAAGGTCATAATCATTATCAGGTTGGAAATTTCGGTCTTGCATTAGAAACTATTAAAACTTGGCTAGATGAATATAACTCCTAG
- a CDS encoding MarR family winged helix-turn-helix transcriptional regulator codes for MEFDSNFSKSELLTLLLVERYGQIIMSQIAEHINLPMSTTSGMVERLVKGGFLKRERSEEDRRIVVIALTEQGKGLVSKLKRIIHNYINKITEELTEEVQLLYKIFIKTMNIINNMHNDETIGGKENSGKIKKIEIE; via the coding sequence TTGGAGTTTGACTCTAACTTTTCTAAATCAGAGCTTTTAACTTTGTTATTAGTAGAGAGATATGGCCAGATTATTATGAGTCAAATAGCAGAGCATATTAATCTTCCGATGAGTACTACATCTGGAATGGTAGAAAGATTAGTAAAAGGAGGATTTTTGAAAAGGGAAAGAAGTGAGGAAGACCGACGTATTGTTGTGATAGCATTAACAGAGCAGGGAAAAGGTTTGGTGAGTAAACTAAAAAGAATCATACATAATTACATCAATAAGATTACTGAAGAGTTGACAGAAGAAGTACAGCTACTATACAAAATATTTATTAAAACTATGAACATTATTAATAATATGCATAATGATGAAACTATAGGAGGTAAAGAAAACAGTGGTAAAATAAAAAAAATAGAAATTGAATAG
- a CDS encoding M20 metallopeptidase family protein: MLDKLILREAKSISDWLVTVRRNFHMHPELGLEEFDTQQKIVSYLKDMQIPYISPVAKTGVVGLIGKKVDGRTIALRADMDALPIEDKKDVEYKSLVKGKMHACGHDVHMTVLLGAAKLLKSMENDINGNVKLIFQPAEETVGGAKTMIEEGVLNNPKVDTVLGLHVSAELDAGSIGVKYGQSNAASDTIKIIIHGKSSHGARPYLGVDAISIAGQVLTTLQTVVSRNVDPRSSAVVTIGVIRGGEQGNIIADKVEMAGTVRTLNNSTRENVLIRVKEIVEGISEAMGGKGEFIREEGYAPVVNHNDIVKVVEENGKKLLGKTNVKLIELPSYGVEDFGYFIEKTPGAFFYLGARNKEKGIIKDVHNSLFDVDEKCLHIGVAMQVLNVLSLLSK, translated from the coding sequence ATGTTAGATAAACTTATATTAAGAGAGGCTAAGTCTATTTCAGATTGGTTAGTGACTGTCAGAAGAAACTTTCATATGCATCCAGAGCTAGGATTAGAAGAATTTGATACACAGCAAAAAATAGTTTCATATCTTAAAGATATGCAGATTCCATATATAAGTCCGGTTGCTAAAACTGGTGTAGTAGGTCTTATAGGAAAAAAGGTAGATGGAAGAACGATAGCCCTAAGGGCAGATATGGATGCTCTACCTATCGAGGATAAAAAAGATGTAGAGTATAAGTCCTTAGTCAAAGGAAAAATGCATGCATGTGGACACGATGTACATATGACAGTACTTCTAGGTGCTGCAAAACTATTAAAATCAATGGAAAATGATATAAATGGGAATGTTAAACTAATATTTCAGCCTGCAGAAGAGACTGTGGGCGGAGCGAAAACTATGATTGAAGAAGGTGTGCTTAATAATCCAAAGGTAGATACAGTATTAGGCTTACATGTATCTGCAGAATTAGATGCTGGAAGTATAGGTGTGAAATATGGTCAATCTAATGCAGCGTCTGATACAATAAAAATAATTATACATGGAAAAAGTTCCCACGGTGCCCGTCCATATTTAGGAGTAGATGCAATATCTATAGCAGGACAGGTACTAACAACATTGCAAACGGTAGTTAGTAGAAATGTAGATCCTAGATCCTCTGCAGTTGTAACTATAGGAGTAATTAGAGGTGGAGAGCAAGGGAATATAATTGCAGATAAGGTGGAGATGGCTGGGACAGTTAGAACATTGAATAATAGTACCCGTGAAAATGTTTTAATTAGAGTAAAGGAGATAGTTGAAGGAATATCAGAGGCCATGGGTGGAAAAGGAGAGTTTATTAGAGAAGAGGGGTATGCACCTGTTGTAAACCATAATGATATAGTAAAAGTAGTAGAAGAAAATGGCAAGAAACTTTTAGGAAAAACTAATGTTAAATTAATAGAACTACCAAGTTATGGTGTAGAGGATTTTGGATATTTTATTGAAAAGACACCAGGGGCATTCTTTTATTTAGGAGCAAGAAATAAAGAGAAGGGTATTATAAAAGATGTTCATAACAGTCTATTTGATGTAGATGAGAAATGTTTACATATAGGAGTTGCAATGCAAGTGCTCAATGTTTTATCTCTTTTAAGTAAATAG